One genomic window of Gimesia chilikensis includes the following:
- a CDS encoding SPFH domain-containing protein gives MSDERFKARLLLLKFGITGLFVGGLFLMIFGYVVYSQFRIDVPARHFAVLTRKTGNDLSNDQEISPDLTLKEATHKGLQREVLPEGRYFYNCYTWDWEIYPMVEIPADAMGVRIRLYGEDLPPGDFMSTSEKHKGIIQEVLKPGRYAINALVIDRNSKQPVGAPRLKNDYIEIIELWEPKVIPAGYKGIVTNLAGPMPEDPNQLLVDTGHRGPQKETLDEGTYYLNPYTIRINAIDTRSLRFDLSQGGVMMFPSKDGFPITLDGVIEFRVIPTTAAQTYVTYNDVSNDETGSTAIADEIINKVIMPNARAFCRLRGSNTSAREFIGGETRAAFQKEFQAKITETCKEQGIEIVQALITTITPPEAIAEPLRNREIAVQKKGQYSRETLQKEQEAVLATETALIEQKKALVTAEREIIKKITLARQEQGVALEQAERDKEVAQEQLEAAKDKAQAILAKARAESAVIGFENVADAAGWKRAVEAFGGDGSSFGRYVLYQKLAPGFKKIMTNTADSPLMRIFDHFADSAPITPQPAKTQPVTAVSTEK, from the coding sequence ATGAGCGACGAACGATTCAAAGCCAGACTTCTTTTGCTGAAATTCGGGATCACCGGCCTCTTCGTCGGCGGTTTATTCCTGATGATTTTCGGGTACGTTGTCTACTCCCAGTTTCGCATCGACGTCCCCGCCCGGCACTTTGCCGTCCTGACACGCAAGACAGGTAACGACCTCAGCAACGATCAGGAAATCTCCCCTGACCTCACGCTGAAAGAAGCCACTCACAAAGGACTCCAGCGGGAAGTCCTGCCCGAAGGACGCTACTTCTACAACTGCTATACCTGGGACTGGGAAATTTATCCGATGGTCGAAATTCCCGCCGACGCAATGGGCGTCCGCATTCGACTCTATGGCGAAGATCTGCCCCCCGGCGACTTCATGTCGACCAGCGAAAAGCACAAAGGCATCATCCAGGAAGTGCTCAAACCAGGTCGTTATGCCATCAACGCCCTGGTCATCGATCGGAATTCCAAGCAACCCGTGGGTGCCCCCCGTCTCAAAAACGACTACATCGAAATCATCGAGCTCTGGGAACCCAAGGTCATTCCCGCCGGTTACAAAGGCATCGTCACGAACCTGGCCGGTCCGATGCCCGAAGATCCCAACCAGTTACTCGTTGATACCGGCCACCGTGGTCCACAAAAAGAAACCCTGGACGAAGGTACGTACTACCTGAACCCGTACACGATCCGCATCAATGCCATCGATACGCGTTCGCTCCGGTTCGACCTCTCCCAGGGGGGCGTGATGATGTTCCCCAGTAAGGACGGTTTCCCGATTACCCTCGACGGCGTCATCGAGTTCCGCGTCATCCCCACCACCGCGGCTCAGACGTATGTAACCTACAACGATGTTTCGAACGACGAAACAGGTTCGACAGCGATTGCCGACGAAATCATCAACAAGGTCATCATGCCTAACGCCCGGGCCTTCTGTCGACTGCGGGGTTCTAACACCAGTGCCCGCGAATTCATCGGCGGTGAAACCCGTGCGGCTTTCCAGAAGGAGTTCCAGGCCAAAATCACCGAGACCTGTAAAGAACAGGGCATCGAAATCGTGCAGGCACTGATCACCACAATCACACCTCCGGAAGCCATCGCGGAACCGCTGCGGAACCGCGAAATTGCGGTCCAGAAAAAAGGACAGTACAGCCGGGAAACCCTGCAGAAAGAACAGGAAGCGGTTCTCGCTACCGAGACGGCGCTCATCGAACAGAAGAAAGCCCTCGTGACTGCAGAGCGGGAGATCATCAAAAAGATCACCCTCGCCCGCCAGGAACAGGGCGTCGCCCTCGAACAGGCAGAACGGGATAAGGAAGTCGCCCAGGAACAACTGGAAGCGGCCAAAGACAAAGCCCAGGCGATCCTCGCCAAGGCCCGTGCGGAATCTGCCGTGATCGGCTTTGAGAACGTTGCGGATGCCGCGGGCTGGAAACGGGCCGTCGAAGCATTTGGCGGCGACGGTTCCAGCTTCGGACGCTATGTCCTCTACCAGAAGCTGGCCCCTGGATTCAAAAAAATCATGACCAACACGGCGGACTCACCGCTGATGCGAATCTTCGATCACTTTGCTGACTCTGCACCAATCACACCGCAACCTGCGAAGACACAACCGGTGACCGCGGTGTCGACTGAAAAGTGA
- a CDS encoding SPFH domain-containing protein gives MQRSKLIIIPVVVLSMMLAIAAFLFHWTIDRIYVPEGQSLQLRYKGPLIFGQRIQAEPGMWAKEGQMGILEKMRGPGRHFYCPIWWERKLVDDVVIKPGEIGEVTCKLGKNQEGANFLVDGDIGHTEYKGVLRKVLHPGRYRVNPYGYTVEVKKRIDFTSGQSQKVAGWVEIPTGYVGVVTQLSDNQATGVKKGVQDKVLPPGNYPVNGREQQIDIVEIGYRHSTISVEVKHDELGETVVDENGEPQISDPRSGIAFPSADGFPIHIDFTGIWGLMPDQAAHAVRTFGNVDQVEKKVVLPQIESICRNNGSEYKAVQLLVGSDREVYQKTCLDQFHSVLDDKEITLLYGLVRHVYIPKQVREPIQRAFIADELKLTREEEQSTAKEEARLREAENKVELATDTVNADTEKQVEEAKAGGQREAAKIEAETEKLVAAIDKETEELKAQAVTILGEATNEGKKMVEESKSDRFRLAVDAFGSPQAYNNWYFATNLPENVELNFLYAGEGTLWTDMNKANGGFGVRGIIPLKSDSTAPMQ, from the coding sequence ATGCAACGCAGTAAATTGATCATCATCCCCGTTGTCGTGCTGTCGATGATGCTGGCCATCGCCGCCTTCCTGTTCCACTGGACCATCGACCGCATTTATGTCCCCGAAGGACAGAGCCTGCAGCTCCGCTACAAAGGTCCCTTGATCTTCGGACAACGGATTCAGGCCGAGCCCGGCATGTGGGCCAAGGAAGGCCAGATGGGCATCCTCGAAAAAATGCGTGGCCCCGGACGGCACTTCTACTGCCCCATCTGGTGGGAACGCAAACTCGTTGACGACGTCGTCATCAAGCCGGGCGAAATCGGTGAAGTCACCTGTAAACTCGGAAAGAACCAGGAAGGGGCCAACTTCCTCGTCGACGGCGACATCGGACACACAGAATATAAAGGGGTGCTCCGCAAGGTACTTCACCCGGGCCGCTATCGCGTGAATCCCTACGGCTACACAGTCGAAGTTAAAAAACGGATCGACTTCACCTCGGGACAATCCCAGAAAGTCGCTGGCTGGGTCGAGATCCCCACCGGTTACGTCGGTGTGGTCACACAGCTCTCTGACAACCAGGCGACCGGCGTGAAGAAAGGCGTTCAGGACAAAGTGCTGCCCCCGGGTAACTATCCCGTCAACGGACGCGAACAGCAGATTGACATCGTGGAAATCGGGTACCGTCACAGTACCATCTCCGTGGAAGTCAAACATGATGAACTCGGAGAAACCGTCGTGGACGAAAACGGCGAACCACAGATCTCCGATCCCCGCAGCGGCATCGCCTTCCCCAGTGCGGACGGCTTCCCGATCCATATCGACTTCACCGGCATCTGGGGGCTGATGCCCGACCAGGCGGCTCACGCTGTCCGGACATTCGGAAACGTCGACCAGGTCGAAAAGAAAGTGGTCCTGCCTCAGATCGAATCGATCTGTCGTAACAACGGTTCGGAATACAAGGCAGTCCAGCTGCTGGTCGGCAGCGATCGTGAAGTCTACCAGAAGACCTGCCTCGACCAGTTCCACAGCGTCCTGGACGATAAGGAGATCACCCTGCTCTACGGCCTGGTGCGACATGTCTATATTCCCAAACAGGTCCGCGAACCGATTCAACGGGCTTTCATCGCCGATGAATTAAAACTCACCCGCGAGGAAGAGCAGTCCACCGCCAAAGAAGAAGCCCGGCTCCGGGAAGCGGAAAATAAAGTTGAACTGGCTACCGACACCGTGAACGCCGACACGGAAAAGCAGGTGGAAGAAGCCAAGGCTGGCGGTCAGCGTGAAGCGGCAAAAATCGAAGCCGAAACCGAAAAGCTGGTCGCCGCCATCGACAAGGAGACCGAAGAACTGAAGGCCCAGGCTGTGACCATTCTGGGGGAAGCGACCAACGAAGGGAAGAAGATGGTTGAAGAATCGAAGTCAGACCGCTTCCGTCTGGCCGTCGATGCCTTCGGTTCTCCCCAGGCCTACAACAACTGGTACTTTGCCACCAACCTGCCCGAGAATGTCGAACTGAACTTTCTCTACGCGGGTGAAGGAACGCTCTGGACCGACATGAATAAAGCCAACGGTGGTTTCGGCGTCCGTGGCATCATTCCACTCAAGTCGGATTCAACCGCTCCCATGCAGTAG
- a CDS encoding Hsp20/alpha crystallin family protein, translated as MSQLPWKPIRVRNIEQQIDQAFDDLLHGQWGICGPSGGWQPEIDIYETPDSYFVEADIPGVPTDEIHIEVTPHSLSISGWRQSGCVEKSAQGVCIERRKGSFFRRFPLEHAVDPHRVERENKAGTLTLRIPKQKLKPQP; from the coding sequence ATGTCACAACTTCCCTGGAAACCCATCCGGGTCCGCAACATCGAACAGCAGATTGATCAGGCCTTCGACGATCTACTCCATGGCCAGTGGGGCATCTGCGGCCCCTCGGGAGGCTGGCAACCCGAAATCGATATTTATGAAACCCCGGACTCCTATTTCGTGGAAGCCGATATCCCCGGCGTCCCCACGGATGAAATTCATATCGAAGTCACCCCGCATTCCCTCAGCATCTCCGGCTGGCGTCAGTCCGGCTGTGTTGAGAAATCTGCCCAGGGGGTCTGCATCGAACGCCGCAAAGGCAGTTTTTTCCGTCGCTTCCCGCTCGAACACGCCGTCGACCCGCATCGAGTAGAACGCGAAAACAAAGCGGGAACTCTGACATTGAGAATCCCCAAACAGAAACTGAAACCACAACCCTAG